One segment of Streptomyces sp. TG1A-8 DNA contains the following:
- the hutI gene encoding imidazolonepropionase: MSSTVITNVATLVTNDPSRGDGSPLGLIRDAAVVLDGDRVAWTGGSGRAPAADNRVDAAGRTVLPGFVDSHSHLVFAGDRTQEFNARMSGRPYTAGGIRTTVAATRAASDADLEANLTRYLAEALRQGTTTLETKSGYGLTVADESRALRIAARHTDEVTYLGAHVVPPEHAGDPAGYVDLVTGAMLDACAPHARWIDVFCERGAFDGDQARAVLTAGRAKGLLPRVHANQLSHGPGVQLAVELGAASADHCTHLTDADVDALAHGDTVATLLPGAEFSTRAEWPDARRLLDAGATVALSTDCNPGSSFTSSVPFCIALAVRDMRMTPDEAVWSATAGGAAALRRTDIGRLGPGTRADLVLLDAPSHVHLAYRPGVPLVGGVWRGGVRVV, translated from the coding sequence ATGAGCAGCACCGTCATCACCAACGTCGCCACGCTGGTCACCAACGACCCCTCCCGCGGTGACGGATCCCCCCTCGGACTGATCCGCGACGCGGCCGTCGTCCTCGACGGCGACCGCGTCGCGTGGACCGGTGGGTCCGGCAGGGCGCCCGCCGCCGACAACCGGGTCGACGCGGCCGGCCGGACGGTGCTGCCCGGCTTCGTGGACTCCCACTCCCACCTGGTCTTCGCCGGTGACCGCACGCAGGAGTTCAACGCCCGCATGTCCGGCCGCCCCTACACGGCGGGCGGCATCCGCACCACGGTCGCGGCCACCCGTGCCGCGAGCGACGCGGACCTGGAGGCCAACCTCACCCGCTACCTGGCCGAGGCCCTCCGCCAGGGCACCACCACCCTCGAGACGAAGTCCGGCTACGGCCTGACCGTCGCGGACGAGTCCCGCGCCCTGCGCATCGCGGCGCGCCACACCGACGAGGTGACCTACCTCGGTGCCCACGTCGTCCCCCCGGAGCACGCCGGTGACCCGGCCGGCTACGTCGACCTGGTCACCGGCGCGATGCTGGACGCCTGCGCCCCGCACGCCCGCTGGATCGACGTCTTCTGCGAGCGGGGCGCCTTCGACGGCGACCAGGCCCGCGCCGTCCTCACCGCGGGCCGCGCCAAGGGCCTGCTCCCGCGCGTCCACGCCAACCAGCTCTCCCACGGCCCCGGCGTCCAGCTGGCCGTGGAGCTCGGCGCGGCCAGCGCCGACCACTGCACCCACCTGACGGACGCGGACGTCGACGCCCTCGCCCACGGCGACACGGTGGCCACCCTGCTGCCCGGCGCCGAGTTCTCCACCCGGGCCGAGTGGCCGGACGCCCGCCGCCTCCTGGACGCGGGCGCGACGGTCGCCCTGTCCACGGACTGCAACCCGGGCTCGTCCTTCACCTCGTCCGTGCCCTTCTGCATCGCCCTGGCCGTACGGGACATGCGCATGACCCCGGACGAGGCGGTCTGGTCGGCCACGGCGGGCGGTGCGGCGGCCCTGCGCCGGACCGACATCGGCCGGCTCGGTCCCGGCACCCGCGCCGACCTGGTCCTGCTGGACGCCCCCAGCCACGTGCACCTGGCCTACCGGCCGGGCGTGCCGCTGGTCGGCGGGGTGTGGCGCGGGGGCGTGCGGGTGGTGTGA
- a CDS encoding RNA polymerase sigma factor SigF, with translation MSPRLDASHTRLATSTPPPEQSDHPIDPLDPFEGLPEIPPYEEVGPVDARALSKTLFERLESLEEGTHEFAYVRNTLVELNLALVRFAASRFRSRSEPMEDIIQVGTIGLIKAIDRFETSRGVEFPTFAMPTIIGEIKRFFRDTSWSVRVPRRLQELRLDLAKAGDELAQRLDRAPTVAELAERLGISGEEVVEGMAASNAYTASSLDAQPDEDDGEGALADRIGYEDHGLEGIEYVESLKPLIAGLAPRDRRILSLRFVAGMTQSEIGEELGISQMHVSRLLSRTLVRLRKGLTVEE, from the coding sequence ATGTCACCCCGGCTCGACGCATCGCATACCCGGCTCGCGACGTCGACACCCCCACCGGAACAATCGGATCATCCCATCGATCCCCTCGACCCGTTCGAAGGCCTCCCGGAGATCCCCCCTTACGAGGAGGTGGGCCCGGTCGACGCGCGGGCCCTGTCCAAGACCCTCTTCGAGCGGCTGGAGTCGCTGGAGGAAGGCACCCACGAGTTCGCGTACGTCCGCAACACGCTCGTCGAGCTCAACCTCGCCCTGGTCAGGTTCGCCGCCTCCCGCTTCCGCTCCCGCAGCGAGCCGATGGAGGACATCATCCAGGTCGGCACCATCGGCCTGATCAAGGCGATCGACCGCTTCGAGACCTCCCGCGGTGTGGAGTTCCCCACGTTCGCGATGCCGACCATCATCGGCGAGATCAAACGCTTCTTCCGTGACACCTCGTGGTCCGTGCGCGTACCGCGCCGGCTGCAGGAGCTGCGCCTGGACCTGGCCAAGGCCGGCGACGAGCTGGCCCAGCGGCTGGACCGCGCCCCCACCGTGGCGGAACTCGCCGAGCGCCTCGGCATCTCCGGCGAGGAGGTCGTCGAGGGCATGGCCGCCTCGAACGCCTACACCGCCTCCTCACTGGACGCCCAGCCCGACGAGGACGACGGCGAGGGCGCGCTCGCGGACCGCATCGGGTACGAGGACCACGGGCTGGAGGGCATCGAGTACGTCGAGTCGCTCAAGCCGCTGATCGCCGGGCTCGCGCCGCGGGACCGCAGGATCCTGTCCCTGCGCTTCGTGGCGGGCATGACCCAGTCGGAGATCGGCGAGGAACTCGGCATCTCCCAGATGCACGTCTCGCGGCTGCTGTCGCGGACGCTGGTGCGGCTGCGCAAGGGGCTGACCGTGGAGGAGTGA
- a CDS encoding STAS domain-containing protein — MDHGTVGSAQSGRLLVEVREEGSTAVVTPAGELDHHTADLLREPLDDLLGKGFSRLVVDCSRLEFCDSTGLNVLLGARLRAEEAGGGVHLAGMLPVVARVFEITGAEAVFTVHESVEAALADETG; from the coding sequence ATGGACCACGGGACGGTCGGCAGCGCACAGTCGGGCCGGCTTCTGGTGGAGGTGCGGGAAGAAGGCTCCACCGCCGTAGTGACACCGGCGGGTGAGCTGGATCACCACACCGCCGATCTTTTGCGCGAGCCGCTCGACGACCTCCTGGGCAAGGGGTTCTCACGGCTCGTGGTGGACTGCTCACGACTGGAGTTCTGCGACTCCACGGGGCTGAACGTCCTGCTGGGGGCCCGGCTGCGCGCCGAGGAGGCCGGCGGCGGGGTGCACCTGGCGGGCATGCTCCCGGTGGTCGCTCGCGTGTTCGAGATCACCGGTGCGGAGGCGGTCTTCACCGTCCACGAGTCCGTGGAGGCGGCCTTGGCCGACGAGACCGGCTGA
- a CDS encoding ATP-binding protein, producing MSTTRPYSPGDRGPEPSGASGASEEGAPAAGASTGAAAPSAPTEGAQGGRARQVRRLRLDGESGVVPLARDFTRQALYAWGWLPADAADRRAAAEDVLLVVSELVTNACLHAEGPDELVLACDNKVIRLEVTDRGSGQPTPRTPHRAGRPGGHGMFIVQRLCLDWGVVRAPDHPGKTVWAELGAPA from the coding sequence ATGAGCACCACCCGGCCTTACTCGCCGGGCGACCGCGGCCCGGAGCCGAGCGGCGCTTCCGGGGCGTCCGAGGAGGGTGCGCCCGCGGCGGGCGCGTCCACGGGGGCAGCCGCGCCGTCCGCGCCTACCGAGGGTGCGCAGGGGGGCCGGGCACGGCAGGTCCGCAGACTGCGGCTGGACGGCGAGAGCGGGGTCGTCCCGCTCGCCCGCGACTTCACCCGCCAGGCGCTGTACGCGTGGGGATGGCTGCCCGCCGACGCCGCGGACCGGCGGGCCGCCGCCGAGGACGTGCTGCTCGTCGTCTCCGAGCTGGTCACCAACGCCTGCCTGCACGCCGAGGGCCCGGACGAACTCGTCCTCGCCTGCGACAACAAGGTGATCAGACTGGAGGTCACCGACCGTGGCAGCGGCCAGCCGACCCCGCGCACCCCGCACCGCGCCGGCCGTCCCGGCGGCCACGGCATGTTCATCGTGCAGCGCCTGTGCCTGGACTGGGGCGTCGTCCGCGCGCCGGACCACCCGGGCAAGACCGTCTGGGCCGAGCTGGGCGCCCCGGCCTGA
- a CDS encoding peptide MFS transporter gives MASSLTKDSVRPGTPGSENAFLGHPRGLATLFLTEMWERFSHYGMRALLPLYLVAPGGLHLSAGTATAIYSVYVSLVYLLTLPGGWVADRFLGPRRTVAVAGLIIMLGHLCLALPVAASFFVGLVLVAIGSGLLKANISTMVGHLYKGPDDPRRDGGFTLFYVGINLGAFAAPLVIGTIGENVNWHFGFALAALGMALGLAQYLLGSRHLSPRSDVVPMPLSAPEKAAVLRKGLAWLAVAAVFYAAVGFSGHFTLNWALIPLTLIGLVVPILVIARIHRDKGLDAAERSKVSAYIWFFVAAAVFWMIYDQGGSTLSLFADGKAENTVFGWGFPVSWYQSVNPVMIMVLAPVLAWLWLWLNRRGKEPSTIVKFSSGLVLVGASFFLFLAPLSIAGDGHKAAAMWLVAIYFVQTVGELTLSPVGLSVTTKMAPAKYASQMMGVWFLAVTAGDSVTALLSNPAVGGVNLDRTGFVALEAVLAVVAGLAVWMYRNKVKRLMGDVR, from the coding sequence ATGGCGTCCAGCCTGACGAAGGACTCGGTCCGTCCGGGCACCCCCGGTTCCGAGAATGCCTTCCTCGGCCACCCCCGCGGACTGGCCACCCTCTTCCTGACCGAGATGTGGGAGCGCTTCTCGCACTACGGCATGAGGGCCCTGCTCCCGCTGTACCTGGTGGCCCCCGGCGGCCTGCACCTGAGCGCGGGCACGGCCACCGCGATCTACTCGGTGTACGTCTCGCTCGTCTACCTGCTCACCCTTCCGGGCGGCTGGGTCGCGGACCGCTTCCTCGGCCCCCGCAGGACGGTTGCCGTCGCCGGCCTGATCATCATGCTGGGTCACCTGTGCCTGGCGCTGCCGGTGGCCGCGAGCTTCTTCGTGGGCCTCGTCCTGGTCGCCATCGGTTCGGGCCTGCTGAAGGCCAACATCTCCACGATGGTCGGCCACCTCTACAAGGGCCCGGACGACCCGCGCCGCGACGGCGGCTTCACGCTCTTCTACGTCGGCATCAACCTGGGCGCCTTCGCCGCGCCGCTGGTCATCGGCACCATCGGCGAGAACGTGAACTGGCACTTCGGCTTCGCGCTGGCCGCCCTCGGCATGGCGCTGGGACTGGCCCAGTACCTGCTCGGCAGCCGTCACCTGAGCCCGCGCAGCGACGTCGTCCCCATGCCGCTGTCGGCCCCGGAGAAGGCCGCCGTGCTCCGCAAGGGCCTGGCCTGGCTGGCCGTCGCCGCCGTCTTCTACGCGGCCGTCGGCTTCTCCGGCCACTTCACGCTGAACTGGGCGCTGATCCCGCTCACGCTGATCGGCCTGGTCGTGCCGATCCTGGTCATCGCCCGGATCCACCGGGACAAGGGCCTGGACGCGGCCGAGCGCTCGAAGGTGTCGGCGTACATCTGGTTCTTCGTCGCCGCCGCCGTGTTCTGGATGATCTACGACCAGGGCGGTTCGACCCTGTCGCTGTTCGCCGACGGCAAGGCCGAGAACACGGTCTTCGGCTGGGGTTTCCCGGTCTCCTGGTACCAGTCGGTCAACCCGGTCATGATCATGGTCCTGGCGCCGGTGCTCGCCTGGCTGTGGCTGTGGCTGAACCGGCGGGGCAAGGAGCCGAGCACGATCGTGAAGTTCTCCTCCGGCCTCGTCCTGGTCGGCGCGTCCTTCTTCCTCTTCCTCGCCCCGCTGTCGATCGCCGGGGACGGTCACAAGGCCGCGGCGATGTGGCTGGTGGCGATCTACTTCGTCCAGACCGTCGGCGAGCTGACGCTGTCGCCGGTGGGCCTGTCCGTGACGACGAAGATGGCGCCGGCGAAGTACGCCTCCCAGATGATGGGCGTGTGGTTCCTCGCGGTCACCGCGGGCGACTCGGTCACCGCGCTGCTGTCCAACCCGGCCGTCGGCGGGGTCAACCTCGACCGGACGGGCTTCGTCGCCCTGGAGGCCGTCCTGGCCGTCGTCGCCGGTCTCGCGGTGTGGATGTACCGCAACAAGGTCAAGCGGCTGATGGGCGACGTGCGCTAG
- a CDS encoding response regulator transcription factor, translating into MTRVLLAEDDASISEPLARALRREGYEVEVREDGPTALDAGIQGGVDLVVLDLGLPGMDGLEVARRLRADGHAVPILILTARADEVDTVVGLDAGADDYVTKPFRLAELLARVRALLRRGAAEPQQPPATHGVRIDVESHRAWMGDEELQLTAKEFDLLRVLVRDAGRVVTRDQLMREVWDTTWWSSTKTLDMHISWLRKKLGDDAANPRYIATVRGVGFRFEKS; encoded by the coding sequence ATGACTCGTGTACTGCTCGCCGAGGACGACGCGTCCATCTCGGAGCCGCTGGCCCGCGCCCTGCGCCGGGAAGGTTACGAGGTCGAGGTGCGCGAGGACGGCCCCACCGCGCTCGACGCCGGCATCCAGGGCGGTGTCGACCTGGTCGTGCTGGACCTGGGCCTGCCCGGCATGGACGGCCTGGAAGTCGCCCGCCGGCTGCGTGCCGACGGCCACGCCGTGCCGATCCTCATCCTGACCGCGCGGGCCGACGAGGTGGACACCGTCGTCGGCCTGGACGCGGGCGCCGACGACTACGTCACCAAGCCGTTCCGCCTCGCCGAACTGCTCGCCCGCGTGCGGGCCCTGCTGCGGCGCGGTGCCGCCGAGCCCCAGCAGCCGCCGGCGACGCACGGGGTGCGGATCGACGTCGAGTCGCACCGGGCGTGGATGGGCGACGAGGAACTGCAGCTCACGGCGAAGGAGTTCGACCTGCTGCGGGTCCTGGTGCGGGACGCCGGCCGCGTGGTCACCCGCGACCAGCTGATGCGCGAGGTCTGGGACACCACGTGGTGGTCGTCCACCAAGACGCTGGACATGCACATCTCCTGGCTGCGCAAGAAGCTGGGCGACGACGCGGCGAACCCCCGGTACATCGCCACGGTGCGGGGAGTGGGCTTCCGTTTCGAGAAGAGCTAG
- a CDS encoding ATP-binding protein yields the protein MRRRLIQSTLAVVLVVIAVFGVSLVIVESRTISNSAQERVDSEAVRLASIVDSRILAAENVNADVLRNPVSKEQYAVIRVPGREPIEIGDEPTGDVIHSTQHGEEGETVTVQEPRSAVTREVGRTLLIIGLVALLAVVAAVLLAVRQANRLASPLTDLAETAERLGSGDPRPRHKRYGVPELDRVADVLDSSAERIARMLTAERRLAADASHQLRTPLTALSMRLEEITLTDDPDTVKEEATIALTQVERLTDVVERLLTNSRDPRTGSAVTFDLDEVIQQQLAEWRPAYRSAGRAVVSSGKRHLQAVGTPGAVAQVLAALIENSLMHGGGTVALRTRVTGNQAVVEVTDEGPGVPADLGARIFERTISGRNSTGIGLAVARDLAEADGGRLELLQSQPPVFGLFLSRTPPARKPDEEGERPTVR from the coding sequence GTGCGTCGCCGTCTCATCCAGTCCACCCTCGCCGTCGTCCTCGTGGTGATCGCCGTCTTCGGCGTCTCCCTGGTCATCGTCGAGTCGCGGACCATCAGCAACAGTGCGCAGGAGCGGGTCGACTCCGAGGCCGTGCGGCTGGCCAGCATCGTCGACAGCCGGATCCTCGCGGCGGAGAACGTCAACGCCGACGTGCTGCGCAACCCGGTCAGCAAGGAGCAGTACGCGGTGATCCGCGTCCCGGGCCGGGAGCCGATCGAGATCGGCGACGAACCCACCGGTGACGTCATCCACTCCACGCAGCACGGCGAGGAGGGCGAGACGGTCACCGTGCAGGAGCCCCGCTCCGCCGTGACCCGCGAGGTCGGCCGCACCCTGCTGATCATCGGCCTGGTCGCGCTGCTCGCGGTCGTCGCCGCCGTGCTCCTCGCGGTGCGCCAGGCCAACCGCCTCGCCTCCCCGCTGACCGACCTCGCCGAGACCGCCGAGCGCCTCGGCTCGGGCGACCCGCGCCCCCGGCACAAGCGCTACGGCGTTCCCGAGCTGGACCGGGTCGCCGACGTGCTGGACTCCTCCGCCGAGCGCATCGCGCGCATGCTGACCGCCGAACGGCGCCTGGCCGCCGACGCCTCCCACCAGCTGCGCACCCCCCTGACGGCCCTGTCCATGCGGCTGGAGGAGATCACCCTCACCGACGACCCGGACACCGTGAAGGAGGAGGCGACCATCGCGCTGACGCAGGTGGAACGCCTGACGGACGTGGTCGAGCGGCTGCTGACCAACTCCCGCGACCCGCGCACCGGCTCCGCCGTCACCTTCGACCTGGACGAGGTCATCCAGCAGCAGCTCGCCGAGTGGCGGCCCGCCTACCGCAGCGCCGGGCGGGCCGTCGTCAGCTCCGGCAAACGGCACCTGCAGGCGGTGGGCACGCCGGGCGCGGTCGCCCAGGTGCTCGCGGCGCTGATCGAGAACTCCCTCATGCACGGCGGGGGCACGGTCGCCCTGCGCACCCGCGTCACCGGCAACCAGGCCGTGGTCGAGGTCACCGACGAGGGGCCGGGCGTCCCGGCCGACCTGGGCGCGCGGATCTTCGAGCGGACCATCAGCGGACGGAACTCGACCGGCATCGGCCTGGCCGTGGCCCGGGACCTCGCCGAGGCCGACGGGGGCCGCCTGGAACTGCTCCAGTCCCAGCCGCCGGTGTTCGGCCTGTTCCTGTCCCGCACGCCCCCGGCCCGCAAGCCCGACGAGGAGGGGGAACGGCCGACGGTGCGCTAG
- a CDS encoding GtrA family protein gives MERRSSGLQRLVREVAKFGVVGAVGVLVNLGVFNLVRHVSDLPVVRASVIATVVAIVFNYVGFRYWTYRDRDKGGRTRELTLFLLFSAIGLVIENGVLYLATYGFGWDSPLQSNVFKFVGIGVATLFRFWSYRSWVFRALPAREGSAHAEPAVVPASSRAAGKPAPRQSVP, from the coding sequence ATGGAACGTCGTTCCTCGGGGCTGCAACGGCTCGTGCGCGAGGTGGCCAAGTTCGGCGTCGTCGGCGCGGTCGGCGTCCTTGTCAATCTCGGCGTGTTCAACCTGGTCCGGCACGTCTCGGACCTGCCGGTGGTGCGCGCCAGCGTCATCGCGACGGTCGTCGCGATCGTCTTCAACTACGTCGGCTTCCGGTACTGGACGTACCGGGACCGCGACAAGGGCGGGCGCACCAGGGAACTCACGCTGTTCCTGCTGTTCAGCGCCATCGGCCTGGTCATCGAGAACGGCGTGCTGTACCTCGCGACCTACGGTTTCGGCTGGGACAGCCCGCTGCAGAGCAACGTCTTCAAGTTCGTCGGCATCGGTGTGGCGACCCTGTTCCGGTTCTGGTCCTACCGCAGCTGGGTGTTCCGGGCGCTGCCCGCGCGGGAGGGCTCCGCCCACGCGGAGCCGGCCGTCGTGCCGGCGTCGTCGCGGGCGGCGGGGAAGCCCGCGCCCAGGCAGAGCGTGCCCTAG
- the purE gene encoding 5-(carboxyamino)imidazole ribonucleotide mutase: MSPVVGIVMGSDSDWPVMEAAAKALDEFEIAYEVDVVSAHRMPREMIAYGERAADRGLKAVIAGAGGAAHLPGMLASVTPLPVIGVPVPLKHLDGMDSLLSIVQMPAGVPVATVSVAGARNAGLLAVRMLAAHDEDLLQRMREFQQELNDQATEKGKRLRSKVEGAGGFGFGK; the protein is encoded by the coding sequence ATGAGCCCCGTTGTAGGCATCGTCATGGGGTCGGACTCCGACTGGCCCGTCATGGAGGCCGCCGCCAAGGCACTCGACGAGTTCGAGATCGCCTACGAGGTCGACGTCGTCTCCGCGCACCGCATGCCGCGCGAGATGATCGCGTACGGCGAGCGGGCCGCCGACCGGGGCCTGAAGGCGGTCATCGCCGGTGCCGGGGGCGCCGCCCACCTGCCGGGCATGCTCGCCTCCGTCACCCCGCTGCCGGTGATCGGCGTACCGGTGCCGCTGAAGCACCTGGACGGCATGGACTCGCTGCTGTCGATCGTGCAGATGCCGGCCGGCGTGCCCGTCGCCACCGTCTCCGTCGCCGGCGCCCGCAACGCCGGCCTGCTCGCCGTCCGGATGCTCGCCGCGCACGACGAGGACCTGCTGCAGCGGATGCGCGAGTTCCAGCAGGAGCTGAACGACCAGGCCACCGAGAAGGGCAAGCGGCTGCGCTCCAAGGTCGAGGGCGCCGGCGGCTTCGGCTTCGGGAAGTGA
- a CDS encoding dipeptidase yields MTAVTALEEARALLREFPVADGHNDLPWALREQVRYDLDARDVAVSQTAHLHTDLPRLRAGGVGAQFWSVYVRSDRPDAVPATLEQIDCVRQLIDRYPRELRAALSAADMEAARAEGRIASLMGAEGGHSIADSLGTLRGLYALGVRYLTLTHNDNVAWADSATDEPRVGGLSAFGREVVREMNRLGMLVDLSHVAATTMRDALDATDAPVIFSHSSSRAVCDHPRNIPDDVLERLPANGGVAMVTFVPKFVLQAAVDWTAAADENMRAHGFHHLDTTPGAMEVHREFEERNPRPVATAATVADHLDHMREVAGVDHLGIGGDYDGTAFTPHGLDDVSGYPNLIAELLGRGWSKTDLAKLTWRNAVRVLSAAEDVARDLQATRAPSNATIESLDG; encoded by the coding sequence GTGACCGCCGTGACCGCGCTGGAGGAGGCCCGCGCGCTGCTGCGGGAGTTCCCCGTCGCCGACGGGCACAACGACCTCCCCTGGGCCCTGCGCGAACAGGTCCGCTACGACCTCGACGCCCGCGACGTCGCCGTCTCCCAGACCGCCCACCTGCACACCGACCTGCCCCGCCTGCGCGCGGGCGGGGTCGGCGCGCAGTTCTGGTCGGTGTACGTGCGCTCGGACCGGCCGGACGCGGTGCCGGCCACCCTGGAGCAGATCGACTGCGTGCGGCAGCTGATCGACCGGTACCCGCGCGAGCTGCGCGCCGCGCTGAGCGCCGCCGACATGGAGGCGGCCCGCGCCGAGGGCCGGATCGCCTCCCTGATGGGCGCCGAGGGCGGCCACTCGATCGCCGACTCGCTCGGCACCCTGCGCGGCCTGTACGCGCTCGGCGTGCGCTACCTGACGCTGACCCACAACGACAACGTCGCCTGGGCGGACTCGGCGACCGACGAGCCGCGCGTCGGCGGTCTGTCGGCCTTCGGCCGCGAGGTCGTGCGGGAGATGAACCGGCTCGGCATGCTGGTCGACCTCTCCCACGTGGCGGCGACGACCATGCGGGACGCGCTGGACGCCACCGACGCCCCGGTGATCTTCTCGCACTCCTCCTCCCGGGCCGTGTGCGACCACCCCCGCAACATCCCCGACGACGTCCTCGAACGCCTCCCCGCCAACGGCGGCGTGGCGATGGTGACGTTCGTGCCGAAGTTCGTGCTCCAGGCGGCCGTCGACTGGACGGCGGCGGCGGACGAGAACATGCGCGCCCACGGCTTCCACCACCTCGACACCACGCCCGGGGCGATGGAGGTGCACCGCGAGTTCGAGGAGCGCAATCCGCGCCCGGTCGCCACGGCGGCCACCGTGGCGGACCACCTCGACCACATGCGCGAGGTGGCCGGCGTCGACCACCTCGGCATAGGCGGCGACTACGACGGCACCGCCTTCACCCCGCACGGCCTGGACGACGTCTCCGGCTACCCGAACCTGATCGCCGAGCTCCTCGGCCGGGGCTGGTCCAAGACCGACCTGGCCAAGCTGACCTGGCGCAACGCGGTCCGGGTCCTGTCGGCGGCGGAGGACGTCGCGCGTGACCTCCAGGCCACGCGCGCGCCGTCCAACGCCACGATCGAGTCGCTGGACGGCTGA
- a CDS encoding VOC family protein, producing the protein MAPVARLRSVVLDCPDPRALAAFYAAVAGGTPRAEDDDWVVLAVPDGPRLAFQRAEGHTPPEWPRADRNGQQFHLDFDAGSTWAEVDAAHERVLELGARPLETEDREKKDFQVYADPAGHPFCLCRIEHP; encoded by the coding sequence ATGGCGCCCGTCGCCCGTCTGCGTTCCGTAGTGCTCGACTGCCCCGACCCGCGCGCGCTGGCCGCGTTCTACGCGGCGGTCGCCGGCGGCACCCCCCGGGCCGAGGACGACGACTGGGTCGTCCTGGCGGTTCCGGACGGGCCACGGCTCGCGTTCCAGCGGGCGGAGGGCCACACCCCGCCCGAGTGGCCGCGCGCCGACCGCAACGGCCAGCAGTTCCACCTGGACTTCGACGCGGGCTCGACCTGGGCCGAGGTCGACGCGGCCCATGAGCGGGTGCTCGAACTGGGCGCCCGTCCGCTGGAGACGGAGGACCGGGAGAAGAAGGACTTCCAGGTGTACGCCGACCCGGCCGGGCACCCGTTCTGCCTGTGCCGCATCGAGCACCCGTAG
- a CDS encoding VOC family protein encodes MALAVLDAVVLDCPDPRALAGFYAGVLGGAVEGEDDWVDLRLPGGRTLAFQRAPGFVPPKWPAPEDSQQFHLDLEVADLDAAERGVLELGARPLDTGDRSRGWRVYADPAGHPFCLCAC; translated from the coding sequence ATGGCCCTCGCCGTGCTCGATGCGGTCGTCCTGGACTGTCCCGACCCGCGCGCCCTGGCCGGCTTCTACGCCGGTGTGCTGGGCGGCGCGGTGGAGGGCGAGGACGACTGGGTGGACCTGAGGCTGCCCGGCGGGCGGACGCTCGCCTTCCAGCGGGCGCCCGGGTTCGTCCCGCCGAAGTGGCCGGCCCCGGAGGACTCCCAGCAGTTCCACCTGGACCTGGAGGTGGCGGACCTGGACGCGGCGGAGCGGGGGGTGCTGGAGCTGGGCGCCAGGCCCCTGGACACCGGGGACCGCTCCCGCGGCTGGCGTGTGTACGCCGACCCGGCGGGGCACCCCTTCTGTCTCTGCGCCTGCTGA
- a CDS encoding CGNR zinc finger domain-containing protein — translation MSDRSPAPGGLALVQSLVNTLDIETGADSLDTPEGRDRLALTEDRLAEARELRESLRAALLAHAGHPPHRTVTPLGDLLARAPLYVSVDPRDGSARLAPADPGPLPARVAAAVAEALAAGTWNRLKACEADTCHWAYYDRSPAGRGRWCSMRVCGARAKMRRYRAKER, via the coding sequence ATGAGTGACCGATCGCCCGCGCCGGGAGGTCTGGCCCTGGTCCAGTCGCTGGTCAACACGCTGGACATCGAGACGGGCGCCGACTCACTGGACACCCCCGAGGGCCGCGACCGCCTGGCGCTCACCGAGGACCGGCTCGCCGAGGCCCGGGAGCTGCGCGAGTCGCTGCGGGCCGCGCTGCTCGCCCACGCCGGGCACCCGCCGCACCGGACCGTCACCCCGCTCGGCGACCTCCTGGCCCGCGCCCCCCTGTACGTGTCCGTCGACCCCCGCGACGGCTCCGCCCGCCTCGCCCCGGCCGACCCCGGCCCGCTGCCGGCCCGGGTCGCCGCCGCCGTCGCCGAGGCACTGGCCGCCGGCACCTGGAACCGCCTGAAGGCCTGCGAGGCCGACACCTGCCACTGGGCGTACTACGACCGCAGCCCCGCCGGCCGCGGCCGCTGGTGCTCGATGCGGGTGTGCGGGGCGCGGGCGAAGATGCGCCGCTACCGGGCCAAGGAACGGTAA